Proteins encoded by one window of Sediminicoccus rosea:
- a CDS encoding alpha/beta hydrolase codes for MDSEITFTSDGLTLAGSLHVPEGRAPEQRLPAVIVLHGFIGAKDNSYSEVVSRLMESWGYVVLRIDFRGCGKSEGKRGYVLCHDQVADTRNAMTWLAQRPEVDPTRIAVLGHSFGAAIAAYTASTDTRFAAAIISCGWGHGERKFRGQHATPEAWEKFTNLLAEGRAHKARTGETMMVSRWDVVPMAEHLRKNLSHLAQTVVAADTAQSMFDFKAEEVIHQLAPRPVLFMHGADDTVTPVEQSIRMWELAGQPKDLVLITGTDHFPIFGKDNRGRDILKGWMERYFPATPA; via the coding sequence ATGGACAGCGAGATCACCTTCACCTCGGACGGGCTCACCCTCGCCGGCAGCCTGCATGTGCCGGAAGGCCGCGCGCCGGAGCAGCGGCTGCCCGCCGTCATCGTCCTGCACGGCTTCATCGGCGCCAAGGACAATTCCTATTCCGAGGTGGTCAGTCGGCTGATGGAAAGCTGGGGCTATGTCGTGCTCCGCATCGACTTCCGCGGCTGCGGCAAGAGCGAGGGCAAGCGCGGCTACGTGCTCTGCCATGACCAGGTGGCCGATACGCGCAACGCCATGACCTGGCTCGCGCAGCGCCCCGAGGTGGACCCCACGCGCATCGCGGTCCTCGGCCACTCCTTCGGCGCCGCCATCGCCGCCTATACCGCCAGCACCGACACGCGCTTCGCGGCGGCCATCATCTCCTGCGGCTGGGGCCATGGCGAGCGCAAGTTCCGCGGCCAGCACGCGACACCCGAGGCCTGGGAGAAGTTCACCAACCTCCTCGCCGAGGGCCGTGCCCACAAGGCCCGCACGGGCGAGACGATGATGGTCAGCCGCTGGGATGTGGTGCCGATGGCCGAGCATCTGCGGAAGAACCTCTCCCACCTCGCGCAGACGGTGGTGGCCGCCGACACCGCGCAGAGCATGTTCGACTTCAAGGCCGAGGAGGTGATCCACCAGCTCGCCCCCCGCCCCGTGCTCTTCATGCATGGCGCGGACGACACGGTGACGCCGGTCGAGCAATCCATCCGCATGTGGGAGCTGGCGGGCCAGCCCAAGGACCTCGTGCTGATCACCGGCACCGACCATTTCCCGATCTTCGGCAAGGACAATCGCGGCCGCGACATCCTGAAGGGCTGGATGGAGCGCTACTTCCCCGCCACGCCGGCATGA
- a CDS encoding tripartite tricarboxylate transporter substrate binding protein yields the protein MTRRFTAGPPAPRIARRLLLGGVGALAAAPALAAWPERPITLLHGFAPGGSADALARVLAVSLGSLLGQSVIVEPRPGAGGMVASAALSRAAPDGYTLGLITGGHAVAAAFGRNLTFDPVDGFTWISRVVEFGFVIAVRADHPARDLRSLLQMANRPGGITFGSAGVGSTHHLAGELLGAMSGAQLVHVPYRGESDAITGLMSGDLACAIITTVTAGPQLQSGRLRALAVTAAEPVAAFPNVPPAAETVPNYVVTTWAGLAGPANLPGPVQARLHQAVMTLAEQPEHRSRLAALVDGRVRTSTPEELRSLVATEISRWRELIGSRQLQAG from the coding sequence ATGACACGCCGCTTCACGGCCGGCCCGCCTGCGCCGCGCATCGCGCGTCGCCTCCTTCTGGGCGGCGTGGGCGCGCTGGCCGCCGCGCCCGCCCTTGCCGCCTGGCCGGAGCGCCCCATCACGCTGCTGCATGGCTTCGCGCCGGGAGGCTCGGCCGATGCGCTGGCGCGCGTGCTGGCGGTCTCGCTCGGCAGCCTGCTCGGGCAATCCGTCATCGTGGAGCCGCGCCCGGGCGCGGGCGGCATGGTGGCCTCCGCCGCGCTGAGCCGTGCGGCGCCCGACGGCTATACGCTCGGCCTCATCACCGGGGGCCATGCGGTGGCCGCCGCCTTCGGCCGCAACCTCACCTTCGATCCGGTGGACGGCTTCACCTGGATCTCCCGCGTCGTGGAGTTCGGCTTCGTCATCGCGGTGCGGGCGGATCATCCGGCGCGGGATCTCCGCTCGCTGCTGCAAATGGCCAACCGGCCCGGCGGGATCACCTTCGGCTCGGCCGGGGTGGGGTCCACGCATCACCTGGCGGGCGAGCTGCTGGGCGCCATGTCCGGCGCGCAGCTGGTGCATGTGCCCTATCGCGGCGAATCCGATGCCATCACCGGCCTGATGAGCGGCGACCTCGCCTGCGCCATCATCACGACGGTGACGGCCGGGCCGCAGCTGCAATCCGGCCGGCTGCGTGCGCTGGCGGTGACGGCGGCCGAGCCGGTCGCGGCCTTCCCGAACGTGCCGCCCGCGGCGGAGACGGTGCCGAACTACGTCGTGACCACCTGGGCCGGGCTGGCGGGGCCAGCCAACCTGCCCGGCCCCGTGCAGGCGCGGCTCCATCAGGCGGTGATGACCCTGGCCGAGCAGCCGGAGCATCGCAGCCGCCTCGCCGCGCTGGTGGATGGGCGCGTGCGCACCAGCACGCCCGAGGAGCTGCGCAGCCTCGTCGCCACCGAGATCTCCCGCTGGCGCGAGTTGATCGGCAGCCGGCAGCTGCAGGCAGGTTAG
- a CDS encoding aminotransferase: MRFSPTIMATADPAIPAARAWAARYQGQRGPALDLTQAVPGYPPHPELLARLGEAAGQRAAAGYGAIAGDEALRAALAEDASGFYGAAIGPGQVAITAGCNLAFAMAMKVLAAPGDNVLVPTPWYFNHEMALTMAGVEARPLPCSAAQGFVPDVALAATLLDQRTRAILLVTPNNPTGAVYPPEVIAGFAELARRRGIALVLDETYRDFLPNTVPHRLFSDPDWGEVLVHLYSFSKAYCIPGHRLGAVIAGEGFQHQLAKALDTLQICPARPAQQVLAWAIPALRDWRSDNRKIMLARAAACRAALNSDWIDAMGSYFAYLRLPEGAPDAMAAAEHLAAEQGLMTLPGPFFGPGQERHLRLAFANAEAERLAELPARLAGLGAGHATG, translated from the coding sequence ATGCGCTTCTCCCCCACCATCATGGCGACGGCCGACCCCGCCATCCCCGCCGCCCGCGCCTGGGCGGCGCGCTACCAGGGCCAGCGCGGCCCGGCGCTGGACCTGACGCAGGCCGTGCCAGGCTATCCGCCGCATCCGGAACTGCTGGCACGCCTTGGCGAGGCGGCTGGGCAACGCGCAGCCGCGGGCTATGGCGCCATCGCGGGCGACGAGGCGCTGCGCGCGGCCCTGGCCGAGGATGCGAGCGGCTTCTACGGCGCGGCCATCGGGCCCGGGCAGGTGGCGATCACCGCCGGCTGCAACCTCGCCTTCGCCATGGCGATGAAGGTGCTGGCCGCCCCTGGCGACAATGTGCTGGTCCCCACACCCTGGTACTTCAACCATGAGATGGCGCTGACCATGGCCGGCGTGGAGGCACGGCCCCTGCCCTGCTCCGCCGCGCAGGGCTTCGTGCCCGATGTGGCGCTGGCCGCGACGCTGCTGGATCAGCGCACGCGCGCCATCCTTCTCGTCACGCCCAACAACCCGACCGGCGCCGTCTATCCGCCCGAGGTCATCGCGGGCTTCGCCGAGCTCGCGCGCCGGCGCGGCATCGCGCTGGTGCTGGACGAGACCTATCGCGACTTCCTGCCCAACACCGTGCCGCACCGCCTCTTCAGCGATCCCGACTGGGGCGAGGTGCTGGTGCATCTCTACAGCTTCTCCAAGGCCTATTGCATTCCGGGCCACAGGCTCGGCGCCGTCATCGCCGGCGAGGGTTTCCAGCACCAATTGGCCAAGGCGCTCGACACCCTCCAGATCTGCCCCGCCCGTCCGGCGCAGCAGGTGCTGGCCTGGGCGATCCCGGCGCTGCGCGACTGGCGCTCGGACAACCGCAAAATCATGCTGGCGCGCGCGGCCGCCTGCCGCGCCGCGCTGAACAGCGACTGGATCGACGCGATGGGCAGCTACTTCGCCTATCTGCGCCTGCCCGAGGGGGCGCCCGATGCGATGGCGGCGGCCGAACACCTCGCCGCCGAACAGGGGCTGATGACGCTGCCCGGCCCCTTCTTCGGCCCGGGGCAGGAGCGGCACCTGCGCCTCGCCTTCGCCAATGCGGAGGCCGAACGGCTGGCGGAACTGCCGGCACGGCTGGCGGGACTGGGGGCTGGCCACGCCACGGGTTGA
- a CDS encoding Ldh family oxidoreductase yields the protein MSARIEAGALRDFAAAILQAAGTGEADARAWAETLVWANLRGVDSHGVLRIPRYLELIGTGAINPKPRMAMRMQAGAIGLLDADQAPGPVAMNRAMDEAIAIARRLHLGWVVARDITHAGAVGHFALRAAEQGMAGLVMTASGPLMAWPGSAGAVVSTNPLAIAIPAGTRPPLLLDMSTAAVALGKIMAAKDAGTPIPEGWGVDAAGQPTQDPAKVATLLPMAGPKGAGLSLMIECLASLAAGNPLISLALRGAGAKEGPRMNGLAIALDIAAFGEPGAFTAEVDALASAVAAVPASGATPVLLPGDRGGAVMARRLREGITLPDGTWKRLSASAAGLGVALPGLLSS from the coding sequence ATGAGCGCCCGCATCGAGGCCGGCGCCCTGCGCGACTTCGCCGCCGCCATCCTGCAGGCGGCCGGCACCGGCGAGGCCGATGCGCGCGCCTGGGCCGAGACGCTGGTCTGGGCCAATCTGCGCGGCGTGGACAGCCACGGCGTGCTGCGCATCCCGCGCTATCTCGAACTCATCGGCACCGGCGCCATCAACCCCAAGCCCCGCATGGCGATGCGCATGCAGGCCGGCGCCATCGGCCTGCTCGACGCCGACCAGGCGCCCGGCCCCGTCGCCATGAACCGCGCGATGGATGAGGCCATCGCCATCGCGCGGCGGCTGCATCTGGGCTGGGTGGTGGCGCGGGACATCACCCATGCGGGCGCCGTCGGGCATTTCGCGCTGCGCGCAGCCGAGCAGGGGATGGCGGGGCTGGTGATGACCGCCTCCGGCCCGCTCATGGCCTGGCCGGGCAGCGCGGGGGCGGTGGTCTCCACCAACCCACTCGCCATCGCCATCCCGGCCGGCACGCGCCCGCCCTTGCTGCTGGACATGTCCACGGCGGCCGTCGCACTCGGCAAGATCATGGCGGCGAAGGATGCCGGCACGCCCATCCCCGAGGGCTGGGGCGTGGATGCGGCCGGCCAGCCGACGCAGGATCCCGCGAAGGTCGCGACGCTGCTGCCCATGGCCGGGCCGAAAGGGGCGGGCCTCTCGCTGATGATCGAGTGCCTGGCCAGCCTCGCCGCCGGCAATCCGCTGATCAGCCTGGCGCTGCGCGGCGCGGGGGCGAAGGAAGGGCCGCGCATGAACGGCCTCGCCATCGCGCTCGATATCGCGGCCTTTGGCGAGCCGGGCGCCTTCACCGCCGAGGTGGATGCGCTCGCCTCCGCCGTGGCCGCCGTGCCGGCGAGCGGCGCCACGCCCGTGCTGCTGCCGGGGGATCGCGGCGGCGCCGTGATGGCGCGCCGCCTGCGCGAGGGGATCACCCTGCCGGATGGCACCTGGAAGCGCCTCTCGGCCTCGGCCGCCGGGCTTGGCGTGGCCCTGCCCGGCCTGCTGAGCAGCTAA
- a CDS encoding VOC family protein, whose protein sequence is MIQVKRLRHLALTVTDMERQLAYYRDIIGLAEIGREAGRAFLASEAGQLSIVLEQGGVAGLARLGFDLPADGDIAAAERALVAAGMPAERCTDVAPGCPVALRSRDADGRAIELHVAFHGYENRLPLPGIAPLKLGHVACFSPDPAATADFFTGQLGFRVSDWIEDRFVFLRCNHEHHTVNFTRGPDARMHHMAFELRDAGHMHRAADILGGQKVPILWGPVRHGPGHNVAMYHRDPEGNAIELFHGLDCMTDEALGFWDPRPWHRDRPQRPKTWVGLPRDVWGLPPSQAFLEMHRLQLPEEKG, encoded by the coding sequence ATGATCCAGGTCAAGCGCCTCCGGCACCTCGCCCTCACCGTGACCGACATGGAGCGGCAGCTCGCCTATTACCGCGACATCATCGGCCTGGCCGAGATCGGCCGCGAGGCGGGGCGCGCCTTCCTGGCGAGCGAGGCGGGCCAGCTTTCCATCGTGCTGGAGCAGGGCGGCGTGGCCGGCCTCGCGCGGCTCGGCTTCGACCTGCCGGCCGATGGGGATATCGCCGCCGCCGAGCGCGCGCTGGTCGCCGCCGGAATGCCGGCCGAGCGCTGCACCGATGTGGCGCCGGGCTGCCCCGTGGCGCTGCGCTCGCGCGATGCGGATGGCCGCGCGATCGAGCTGCATGTCGCCTTCCACGGCTATGAGAACCGCCTGCCCCTGCCCGGCATCGCGCCCCTGAAGCTCGGCCATGTCGCCTGCTTCTCGCCCGATCCGGCGGCGACGGCGGATTTCTTCACCGGGCAGCTGGGCTTCCGCGTCTCCGACTGGATCGAGGACCGCTTCGTCTTCCTGCGCTGCAACCACGAGCACCACACGGTGAACTTCACCCGCGGCCCCGATGCGCGCATGCACCACATGGCCTTCGAACTGCGCGACGCCGGCCACATGCACCGCGCGGCCGATATCCTGGGCGGGCAGAAGGTGCCCATCCTCTGGGGCCCGGTGCGTCATGGCCCCGGCCACAATGTCGCGATGTATCACCGCGACCCCGAGGGCAATGCGATCGAGCTGTTCCACGGCCTCGACTGCATGACGGACGAGGCGCTGGGCTTCTGGGACCCCCGCCCCTGGCACCGCGACCGGCCGCAGCGCCCCAAGACCTGGGTCGGCCTGCCGCGCGATGTCTGGGGCCTGCCACCCTCCCAGGCCTTCCTCGAGATGCACCGGCTGCAACTGCCCGAGGAAAAGGGCTGA
- a CDS encoding nuclear transport factor 2 family protein has translation MAPDAAAILALEDRRFQAMVAQDFAALDALIAEDLRFVHSNGAVEDKAEFLRKLRDGERRYLRYAALTREVRQEGGFSFVFGEADAEIARAGGGIRTRMTYTAIYRDAPAPRLFAWHSVKSPAAP, from the coding sequence ATGGCGCCCGACGCCGCCGCCATCCTGGCGCTGGAGGACCGGCGCTTCCAGGCGATGGTCGCGCAGGATTTCGCGGCACTCGATGCCCTGATCGCCGAGGATCTTCGCTTCGTCCATTCGAACGGCGCGGTGGAGGACAAGGCGGAATTCCTCCGCAAGCTGCGCGATGGCGAGCGGCGCTACCTGCGCTACGCGGCGCTCACGCGCGAGGTGCGGCAGGAGGGCGGCTTCAGCTTCGTCTTTGGCGAAGCGGATGCCGAGATCGCGCGCGCGGGTGGTGGAATCCGCACGCGGATGACCTATACCGCCATCTACCGCGACGCGCCCGCGCCGCGCCTCTTCGCCTGGCATTCGGTGAAGTCCCCCGCCGCCCCTTGA
- a CDS encoding GntR family transcriptional regulator, translating to MSATAATKRAAPAAVLISQTVLNRLLADILDGRYAPGARLRFAELQAAYEVGIGTLREALSHLASVGMVEVDANRGYRVAPVSEADLLDVSSLLIEFEQRAILSSIENGDKAWEEAVVVTFHRLSAIESRPRAERAARFKEWVALHRDFHHALVSACGSRWLLHMRGLLYDHMERYRLLSQRHRPQGPGRLAEHEAIKQAALERRGPEAAELLRKQLQWTVDNVRLYAPQFIQPPSA from the coding sequence ATGTCCGCCACGGCCGCCACGAAGCGCGCCGCCCCCGCGGCGGTGCTGATCAGCCAGACGGTGCTGAACCGCCTGCTGGCCGACATCCTGGATGGGCGCTACGCGCCCGGCGCCCGGCTGCGCTTCGCCGAGTTGCAGGCGGCCTATGAGGTCGGCATCGGCACGCTGCGCGAGGCGCTGTCGCACCTCGCCTCGGTCGGCATGGTGGAGGTGGACGCCAATCGCGGCTACCGCGTGGCCCCGGTCTCCGAGGCGGATCTGCTGGATGTCTCCAGCCTGCTGATCGAGTTCGAGCAGCGCGCGATCCTCTCCTCCATCGAGAATGGCGACAAGGCGTGGGAGGAGGCGGTGGTGGTGACCTTCCACCGCCTCTCCGCCATCGAATCCCGCCCGCGCGCGGAACGCGCGGCGCGCTTCAAGGAATGGGTGGCGCTGCACCGGGATTTCCACCACGCGCTCGTCTCGGCCTGCGGCTCGCGCTGGCTGCTGCACATGCGCGGGCTGCTCTATGACCATATGGAGCGCTACCGCCTGCTCTCGCAGCGCCACCGCCCGCAGGGGCCGGGGCGCCTCGCCGAGCATGAGGCGATCAAGCAGGCGGCCCTCGAACGCCGCGGGCCGGAGGCGGCGGAGCTGCTGCGGAAGCAGCTGCAATGGACGGTGGACAACGTCAGGCTCTACGCGCCGCAATTCATCCAGCCACCCAGCGCCTGA